The Desulfoscipio gibsoniae DSM 7213 genome contains a region encoding:
- a CDS encoding YbaK/EbsC family protein encodes MLQAALFDLDGTLLQVHTQDFMKEYIKEIARAAAPVVDPGRFSKALWDSTGAMLANRDAALTNAEVFWNDFRSRMADCHEALEPRLNDFYANEFKKLARAVDTSPLARQVVQAALDRGLRIVLATNPLFPRSAIFDRMAWAGVADLPWELVTSYEDMHHCKPYPEYFLEIAVRLDLSPGDCLMVGNDVPKDMAAAAVGMQTYLVTDYLVNPDQVDYRALVDWYGMLDDLCRWFTDGGWEQAVYDSLAVARVRRYVKEFDAGLAPLVFSEATSTVEEAARALGVEPGMIAKTLLFRAGDQYGLFVVAGDVRVSTKKVKALLGGKPRMATPEEVEEITGYRVGGVCPFALATDVPIYLDASMQRFDVIYPAAGTAHSALPITFEKLKDITLGTVVEC; translated from the coding sequence TTGTTGCAGGCGGCTCTGTTTGACCTGGATGGAACTCTACTGCAGGTACATACCCAAGATTTTATGAAGGAATATATTAAGGAGATAGCCCGTGCCGCGGCGCCGGTGGTTGACCCGGGCCGGTTTTCCAAGGCTCTTTGGGACAGCACCGGTGCTATGTTGGCCAATCGCGATGCGGCACTTACCAATGCTGAGGTTTTCTGGAACGATTTCCGTTCGCGTATGGCCGACTGCCACGAGGCCCTGGAGCCGCGGCTGAATGATTTTTACGCTAATGAATTCAAAAAGTTGGCCAGGGCCGTCGATACCTCTCCCCTGGCCCGGCAGGTAGTGCAGGCGGCTCTGGACCGGGGGTTGCGCATTGTACTGGCTACCAACCCGCTGTTTCCCCGCTCGGCTATTTTTGATCGCATGGCCTGGGCCGGGGTGGCTGATTTACCCTGGGAACTGGTAACCAGCTATGAAGATATGCACCACTGCAAGCCATACCCCGAGTATTTCCTGGAAATAGCCGTCCGGCTGGACTTGTCGCCCGGGGATTGTCTGATGGTGGGCAACGATGTTCCCAAGGACATGGCCGCAGCTGCTGTTGGTATGCAAACCTATCTGGTTACTGATTACCTGGTTAACCCTGATCAGGTTGATTACCGGGCGCTGGTCGACTGGTACGGCATGCTGGACGACCTGTGCCGCTGGTTTACTGATGGCGGCTGGGAGCAAGCCGTCTATGATAGCTTGGCGGTAGCCCGGGTGCGCCGGTATGTAAAGGAATTTGATGCCGGCCTTGCACCGCTGGTATTTAGTGAAGCCACCAGCACGGTGGAGGAGGCGGCCCGCGCTCTTGGTGTGGAACCCGGCATGATTGCCAAGACACTGTTATTCCGGGCTGGTGATCAATACGGACTTTTTGTCGTAGCGGGGGATGTCCGGGTAAGTACTAAAAAAGTTAAAGCCCTGTTGGGCGGCAAGCCCAGGATGGCTACCCCGGAGGAGGTAGAGGAAATCACTGGCTACCGGGTGGGCGGGGTATGCCCCTTTGCCCTGGCCACAGATGTGCCGATTTATCTGGATGCGTCCATGCAGCGGTTTGATGTGATTTACCCGGCTGCAGGCACCGCCCATTCCGCGCTGCCCATTACTTTTGAAAAATTAAAGGATATCACCCTGGGCACGGTGGTGGAATGTTGA
- a CDS encoding heavy metal translocating P-type ATPase encodes MSSKKITLKINGMECAACAARIERQLKKTDGVDDAAVNLAAEKATVHYDPERVGVDQLVHTIADLGFRVPTERVDLKISGMSCAACSARVERTLGGLPGVLRANVNLAMERAAVEYNPAQLSLADIKKAVADAGYRAEDGDKRFDGDREKLERERETRRQLMLLVMSAVLSLPLLSMMFGELLNIHLPQILHSKVFQFALATPVQFIAGYQFYRGAYKSLKHGSANMDVLVAMGTSAAYFYSVGTTFFFPGHVYYETGAIIITLILLGRLLESAAKGRTSEAIKKLMGLAARTARVVRDGQEIDIPVEDVQVGDVVLVRPGEKIPVDGVIREGASSVDESMLTGESIPVDKHEGDEVIGGTINKHGVFKFAATRVGSDTALAQIIKIVEEAQGSKAPIQRLADVISAYFVPVVVGIATVTFLAWYFIVDPGNLARALISFIAVLVIACPCALGLATPTSIMVGTGRGAENGILIKGGEHLEKAHAINTVVLDKTGTITRGEPSLTDVILAGDAFSENELLQLVASAESASEHPLGEAIVRGAKERGLTLVEPQSFEAIPGHGITAVVSGRALLIGNRRLMAEHRVDTGVLDKQVDELEGSGKTAMLVAVDGRAAGMVAVADTVKEHSAEAIRVLQDMGVQTIMITGDNRRTAEAIARQVGIAPENVLAEVLPRDKARQVSLLKEQGRVVGMVGDGINDAPALATADVGFAIGTGTDVAMEAADITLMRGDLRDVAASISLSRGTMRNIKQNLFWALVYNSLGIPVAASGFLSPVLAGAAMAFSSVSVVTNALRLKRFDPYREFRAGK; translated from the coding sequence ATGAGCAGCAAGAAAATAACCTTAAAAATAAACGGTATGGAGTGTGCGGCCTGCGCGGCCAGGATTGAGCGCCAGCTGAAAAAAACAGACGGGGTGGACGACGCCGCGGTTAATCTGGCTGCCGAAAAGGCTACCGTGCATTACGACCCGGAACGGGTGGGTGTCGACCAGCTGGTGCACACCATAGCAGACCTTGGTTTTCGGGTGCCCACCGAACGGGTGGATTTAAAGATCAGCGGCATGTCCTGCGCGGCCTGCTCGGCCCGGGTGGAAAGGACTCTGGGGGGGCTTCCCGGAGTGCTCCGGGCCAACGTCAACCTGGCCATGGAACGGGCGGCCGTGGAATACAATCCGGCCCAGCTCAGCCTGGCGGATATAAAAAAGGCCGTGGCCGACGCGGGATACCGTGCTGAGGACGGTGACAAGCGTTTTGACGGGGACAGGGAAAAGCTGGAGCGGGAACGGGAAACCCGCCGCCAGCTGATGCTGCTGGTGATGTCCGCGGTGCTGTCGCTGCCCCTGCTCAGCATGATGTTCGGAGAGTTGCTTAACATTCACCTGCCCCAGATTTTACACAGCAAAGTGTTTCAATTCGCCCTGGCTACGCCCGTGCAGTTTATCGCGGGTTACCAGTTTTACCGGGGCGCTTACAAATCTTTAAAACACGGCAGTGCCAATATGGATGTACTGGTGGCCATGGGCACTTCCGCCGCGTATTTTTACAGTGTGGGCACCACTTTCTTTTTCCCGGGCCATGTTTATTATGAAACCGGTGCTATAATCATCACCCTGATACTGCTGGGCCGGCTATTGGAGTCGGCCGCCAAAGGGCGTACTTCCGAGGCCATTAAAAAGCTGATGGGGCTTGCGGCCCGCACGGCCCGGGTGGTGCGGGACGGGCAGGAAATCGATATTCCCGTGGAGGACGTGCAGGTGGGCGATGTGGTGCTGGTGCGCCCCGGGGAAAAAATACCCGTGGACGGTGTTATCCGGGAAGGTGCGTCGTCCGTAGATGAATCCATGCTTACCGGCGAGAGTATTCCGGTGGACAAGCACGAAGGCGACGAGGTTATCGGCGGCACCATCAACAAGCACGGAGTTTTTAAGTTCGCGGCCACCAGGGTGGGCTCGGACACCGCCCTGGCCCAAATTATTAAAATTGTGGAAGAGGCCCAGGGTTCCAAGGCACCCATTCAGCGGCTGGCCGACGTTATTTCGGCGTATTTTGTGCCCGTGGTGGTGGGCATTGCCACGGTCACCTTTCTGGCCTGGTACTTTATCGTTGATCCCGGCAACCTGGCCCGGGCATTGATCAGCTTTATAGCTGTGCTGGTCATTGCCTGCCCCTGCGCTTTAGGTTTGGCCACGCCCACTTCAATTATGGTAGGCACCGGTCGGGGCGCTGAAAACGGCATTTTAATCAAGGGCGGTGAGCACCTGGAAAAGGCCCACGCCATCAACACGGTGGTACTGGACAAAACCGGCACCATTACCCGGGGTGAGCCTTCTCTTACCGACGTTATTTTAGCCGGGGACGCGTTTTCCGAAAATGAACTGCTGCAGCTGGTGGCATCGGCGGAAAGTGCCTCCGAACACCCCCTGGGGGAAGCCATTGTGCGAGGAGCTAAAGAGCGGGGTCTGACCCTGGTTGAACCGCAAAGTTTTGAGGCTATACCCGGTCACGGTATTACCGCTGTGGTCAGCGGGCGGGCGCTGTTGATAGGGAATCGCAGGTTAATGGCTGAACACCGGGTGGATACAGGTGTTTTAGATAAGCAAGTGGACGAACTGGAAGGGAGCGGCAAAACAGCCATGCTGGTGGCCGTGGACGGCCGGGCCGCCGGGATGGTGGCTGTGGCCGACACCGTCAAGGAGCATTCCGCAGAGGCCATCCGGGTTTTGCAGGATATGGGCGTGCAAACCATAATGATCACCGGCGACAACCGGCGTACCGCCGAGGCAATTGCCCGCCAGGTGGGCATTGCGCCCGAAAACGTGCTGGCCGAGGTACTGCCCCGGGACAAGGCCCGGCAGGTAAGTTTGCTTAAAGAGCAGGGCCGGGTAGTGGGAATGGTGGGGGACGGCATTAATGACGCCCCGGCCCTGGCCACCGCCGATGTGGGCTTTGCCATCGGCACGGGCACCGACGTGGCAATGGAGGCGGCGGACATAACATTGATGCGGGGTGACCTGCGGGACGTAGCCGCCAGCATCAGCCTGAGCCGCGGCACAATGCGCAATATCAAGCAAAACCTTTTCTGGGCGCTGGTATACAACTCCCTGGGCATACCGGTAGCCGCCTCCGGCTTTCTATCACCTGTGCTGGCCGGGGCCGCCATGGCCTTCAGCTCGGTGTCGGTGGTAACCAACGCGCTGCGGTTAAAACGTTTCGATCCTTACCGGGAATTTCGGGCGGGCAAATAG
- a CDS encoding type II toxin-antitoxin system RelE/ParE family toxin translates to MSKKIVLSEMAYYDIDSIFTYISQDNKQAAEKLRVRIYKGIKKLKDFPEMGPVIPEEDAPGAQYGYRRIVVTPYSIFYRVLEDSIVIARVLHGRQNWLHFIFPIDDKE, encoded by the coding sequence GTGAGTAAAAAAATTGTACTATCTGAAATGGCTTATTACGATATTGATAGCATTTTCACTTATATCTCCCAAGATAATAAACAGGCAGCAGAAAAATTACGAGTACGTATATATAAAGGTATAAAGAAGCTGAAGGATTTTCCTGAAATGGGGCCGGTTATCCCTGAAGAAGACGCACCTGGCGCACAATATGGGTACAGGCGTATTGTAGTAACTCCGTACAGTATATTTTATAGAGTATTAGAGGATAGTATTGTAATTGCCAGGGTACTGCATGGGAGACAAAACTGGCTGCATTTTATATTTCCCATCGATGACAAAGAATAA
- a CDS encoding type II toxin-antitoxin system Phd/YefM family antitoxin codes for MEIKALMLYQYYKRFRITQLNLINKCYNIDIIMAKEVNFMSRQEFIITNIKPSTAIRHDYNSFSKLCHETQAPVVVTKNGEADLVVMSHEAFQKMMARQRLGRMLSEVDRQIAAGTPMRDFEETFTAIKKRIDSE; via the coding sequence ATGGAAATAAAAGCCCTTATGCTATATCAGTATTACAAACGCTTCCGGATAACACAGTTGAATTTAATTAACAAGTGCTATAATATTGACATAATAATGGCTAAAGAGGTGAATTTCATGAGCCGGCAAGAATTTATTATTACTAACATCAAGCCTTCAACTGCAATCCGTCATGATTATAATTCTTTTTCTAAGTTATGCCACGAAACCCAAGCTCCAGTTGTCGTAACCAAGAACGGCGAAGCTGATTTGGTGGTAATGAGCCATGAAGCTTTTCAAAAGATGATGGCTCGACAGCGGTTGGGGCGAATGTTGTCTGAGGTTGACCGTCAAATAGCTGCAGGGACACCTATGCGGGATTTTGAGGAAACCTTTACAGCAATAAAAAAGAGGATAGACAGTGAGTAA
- the cas6 gene encoding CRISPR-associated endoribonuclease Cas6 has protein sequence MYAYIKLRMDPSSPAIPIHYNYLIQSAVYAALPEDMAVRLHDDGFKSGKRNFKMFAFSRLLGRFSLDRTAGTITFPEGVSLVISSPDTGFLLALINNLLTKSTVRLGQSLFYVEEVRFDEQKAEAEVLTVRTLSPVVVYSTLLRPEGGKYTCYYQPGEREFDRLITTNLAKKYEAFHGLRPPEGEIKVQPLDRPRLHVTTYKGTVVKGYTCRLKLSGPRELLQMALDAGLGGKGSQGYGCVGKIERLKAGKTKP, from the coding sequence TTGTACGCGTACATTAAGTTAAGGATGGACCCGTCCTCGCCAGCCATACCAATTCACTACAATTATCTTATACAGTCGGCTGTTTATGCCGCGCTGCCGGAGGACATGGCTGTTCGTCTCCATGACGATGGTTTTAAAAGTGGCAAGCGCAACTTTAAAATGTTTGCCTTTTCCCGGTTGCTGGGGAGATTTTCCTTAGACCGAACCGCAGGGACCATTACCTTTCCGGAAGGGGTATCTCTGGTAATTTCTTCACCGGATACGGGGTTTTTACTTGCGCTGATCAATAATCTGCTGACTAAAAGCACCGTCCGCCTGGGACAATCTTTATTTTATGTAGAAGAAGTGCGTTTTGATGAGCAAAAGGCGGAGGCTGAGGTTTTGACCGTGCGCACTCTTTCACCGGTGGTGGTTTACAGCACTCTATTGCGACCCGAAGGAGGAAAATATACCTGCTACTACCAGCCGGGGGAAAGGGAGTTCGATAGGCTTATCACGACCAACCTGGCTAAAAAGTACGAGGCCTTCCATGGCCTCCGGCCTCCGGAGGGGGAGATAAAGGTACAACCTCTGGACAGGCCCCGCCTACACGTAACTACGTATAAGGGCACCGTTGTAAAGGGCTACACCTGTCGATTGAAGCTGAGCGGGCCGCGAGAACTGCTGCAGATGGCCCTGGACGCCGGCCTGGGAGGCAAAGGAAGCCAGGGGTATGGGTGTGTGGGGAAGATCGAGAGGTTAAAAGCCGGGAAAACTAAACCTTAA
- a CDS encoding TIGR02556 family CRISPR-associated protein, with amino-acid sequence MITAVRELGTFALNKSGKDSLSALTEVINADNYPYMLVIELEEYEPCEFICVSVEDMNAGGAGRYIYRQGSSRGSNYSPTAIITDIKKTLPIKIIGWFNSVSKQKLMFSKEEQGYLKIIKKSLEKNRAKIESEIMEKLQDIGKNCGLTLKIGGKYLSELVIFRKAFTQLVSAKEDSISAPDKLCSLCGKRKIKVSAGAPAYKFYTIDKPGMISGHFIEEKSWRNYPVCQECSRALDEGKRITERNLKFSFYGLSYALIPKFLFGKPSEIILKIITGNRMDKNIKIKTETGQKLVKTEDSILHILAQEQDNLMYNFLFSKKSNNAERILLLVEDVLPSRLRALFAAKGKVDSVFVDDPFHLGKVRNFFAKSDEGKRDNDLDKYFLEIIDKTFKGLPISIPFLATHFMREIRRDFNNQEGALFKVGNAIQTVMFFVDLSMLTPKEVIMAETIFDPVFKKYEAQLDNREKRGIFLLGSLTKMLLNIQYTTRHSQPFLSQLMGLKMDERSIKGLLPKVTNKLLEYKRLDHKKAQLAEVISQYFLESSANWRLSVDELNYYFVCGMNLYKEINVVLYGQEEVKEEEEEVDVDVD; translated from the coding sequence GTGATTACAGCGGTTCGGGAACTTGGCACGTTTGCCCTAAATAAATCAGGTAAAGATAGTCTATCTGCTTTGACCGAAGTTATAAACGCAGATAACTATCCTTATATGCTGGTAATTGAACTGGAAGAATATGAACCCTGTGAATTTATTTGTGTCAGTGTGGAAGATATGAATGCGGGGGGTGCTGGAAGATATATTTACCGCCAGGGTAGTTCAAGGGGTTCAAATTATTCCCCTACAGCTATAATTACTGATATTAAAAAAACATTGCCCATTAAAATAATTGGGTGGTTTAATTCGGTAAGTAAACAGAAACTGATGTTTTCCAAAGAAGAGCAAGGATATCTTAAAATAATTAAAAAATCTCTTGAAAAAAACCGAGCAAAAATTGAATCCGAAATCATGGAAAAATTACAAGACATTGGCAAGAACTGCGGACTAACGTTAAAAATTGGTGGCAAATACCTATCGGAGCTTGTTATTTTTAGAAAAGCTTTTACGCAATTGGTGTCTGCAAAGGAGGATAGTATATCTGCCCCGGATAAGCTATGCTCCCTCTGTGGCAAAAGAAAAATCAAGGTATCAGCCGGTGCTCCCGCGTATAAGTTTTATACTATTGACAAACCCGGGATGATTAGTGGGCATTTCATTGAGGAGAAAAGTTGGCGTAATTACCCGGTATGTCAGGAATGTTCAAGGGCGCTTGATGAGGGTAAAAGAATTACAGAACGGAATTTAAAATTTTCATTTTATGGGTTGTCTTATGCCCTTATCCCCAAATTCCTCTTCGGTAAACCTTCAGAGATAATATTAAAAATAATAACCGGTAACCGGATGGACAAAAATATCAAAATAAAAACTGAAACCGGTCAGAAATTGGTCAAAACAGAAGACAGCATACTACATATACTGGCTCAAGAACAGGATAACTTAATGTATAATTTTCTTTTCAGTAAGAAAAGTAACAATGCCGAGAGGATTCTTTTATTGGTGGAGGATGTGCTGCCTTCACGTCTCCGGGCACTGTTTGCGGCCAAGGGTAAAGTGGATTCTGTATTTGTGGATGACCCTTTTCACCTGGGAAAAGTCCGCAATTTTTTTGCTAAATCTGACGAAGGTAAGCGTGATAACGATTTGGATAAATATTTTCTTGAGATAATTGATAAGACTTTTAAAGGCTTACCGATATCTATACCTTTTTTGGCAACACATTTTATGCGGGAAATCAGGCGTGATTTTAACAACCAGGAGGGTGCTCTCTTTAAAGTTGGTAATGCTATTCAAACCGTTATGTTTTTTGTTGATTTGAGTATGCTTACACCAAAGGAGGTAATTATGGCGGAGACAATCTTTGATCCTGTTTTTAAAAAATATGAAGCACAATTGGACAACCGGGAAAAAAGGGGTATCTTTTTATTGGGCTCCCTGACTAAGATGCTGTTAAATATTCAATACACGACCAGACACTCACAACCATTTTTGTCACAGTTAATGGGATTGAAAATGGACGAAAGAAGTATTAAAGGACTACTGCCCAAGGTAACAAACAAACTTCTTGAGTACAAAAGATTAGACCATAAAAAAGCCCAATTGGCTGAAGTAATATCACAATATTTTTTGGAATCATCTGCGAACTGGCGTTTATCAGTTGATGAACTGAACTACTATTTTGTGTGTGGGATGAACTTATACAAGGAAATCAATGTAGTTCTGTACGGTCAGGAAGAAGTGAAGGAAGAAGAGGAGGAGGTTGATGTCGATGTCGATTAG
- the cas7b gene encoding type I-B CRISPR-associated protein Cas7/Csh2 — MSISNRSEVLFIYDCTFSNPNGDPLDANKPRIDEETGRNIVTDVRLKRTVRDYFHNLKGEEIFIRDITDDDDHLQDAKMRAEDFLADKKDKSKLSLKEMRQVIRQNILTSCIDVRLFGATIPIEKSSKEKSSVTLTGPVQFKMGQSLHRVKLQFIKGTGAFASGSERTKKTFREEYLLPYSLICFYGVVNDCAAEHTGLTDDDVNNLMDALWNGTKNLISRSKAGQQPRLLIRVAYKEKFYHIGELDKLVAFQSDLNDEEIRDIEEGFLDFGKLIGILAENKDKIDYVEYAMDKRVRPKQKLKEMLSEHGLNVRELIY; from the coding sequence ATGTCGATTAGCAATCGTTCGGAGGTTTTATTTATCTATGACTGTACATTTTCTAATCCCAACGGGGATCCCCTTGATGCCAATAAGCCCAGAATAGACGAAGAAACCGGCAGGAATATTGTAACTGATGTGCGGTTAAAAAGAACCGTTCGAGATTACTTTCATAACTTGAAAGGTGAGGAAATTTTTATCAGGGATATTACTGATGATGATGATCACTTACAGGATGCCAAAATGAGGGCGGAGGATTTTCTAGCGGATAAAAAGGATAAGTCCAAGTTAAGTCTTAAAGAGATGCGGCAAGTAATCAGGCAAAATATTTTAACAAGTTGCATTGATGTACGGTTGTTCGGTGCTACCATTCCCATCGAGAAGAGCAGCAAAGAAAAGAGTTCCGTTACCCTTACTGGACCGGTGCAATTTAAAATGGGACAATCTTTACACAGAGTTAAATTGCAGTTTATCAAAGGGACCGGAGCATTTGCATCCGGTAGTGAAAGAACGAAAAAAACTTTTAGGGAAGAGTATTTGCTGCCGTATTCCCTAATATGTTTTTATGGTGTTGTTAACGATTGTGCCGCTGAGCACACGGGGCTAACCGATGATGATGTAAATAACTTAATGGACGCTCTCTGGAACGGAACCAAAAATCTCATTTCCCGATCCAAGGCGGGCCAGCAGCCCAGATTGTTAATCAGGGTGGCCTATAAAGAAAAATTTTATCATATCGGGGAGCTGGATAAATTAGTGGCTTTTCAATCCGATTTGAATGATGAAGAAATAAGGGATATCGAAGAAGGGTTTTTAGATTTCGGAAAATTAATTGGGATTCTTGCTGAGAACAAGGACAAAATTGATTATGTTGAATATGCCATGGACAAGCGTGTAAGGCCTAAACAAAAATTAAAAGAAATGTTATCTGAACATGGTTTGAACGTCCGGGAATTAATTTACTAG